The proteins below are encoded in one region of Knoellia sp. S7-12:
- a CDS encoding carbohydrate ABC transporter permease, with amino-acid sequence MSTTARTSHPEPEAYFKDGARVAHPDAPRQEFNHHKSPKSHILLTLAAWLCGLLFALPVVWMIITSFHKEEDAATNPPSLFAPLSLDGYRSFFDAGPWPPLLNSLTASVVSTILVLLLAFPAAYALSIRPVKKWTDVLFFFLSTKMLPIVAGILPIYLFAQQFNLLDNIWLLIILYTSMNLPIAVWMLRSFLAEVPVEMLEAAQVDGASLTVTLRKVIAPVVMPGIAAAALICFIFSWNELLLARVLTGTVAGTAPVFLTGFVTSQGLFLAKVCAASFVVSLPVLAAGFAAQDKLVQGLSMGAVK; translated from the coding sequence ATGAGCACCACTGCTCGCACTTCACACCCCGAGCCCGAGGCCTACTTCAAGGACGGCGCCCGGGTGGCGCACCCGGATGCTCCGCGGCAGGAATTCAACCACCACAAGAGTCCGAAGTCGCACATCCTGCTCACCCTCGCAGCGTGGCTGTGCGGGCTGCTGTTCGCCCTGCCCGTCGTGTGGATGATCATCACGTCGTTCCACAAGGAGGAGGACGCGGCGACGAACCCGCCGAGCCTCTTCGCGCCGTTGAGCCTGGACGGCTACCGGTCGTTCTTCGACGCCGGGCCCTGGCCGCCGCTGCTCAACTCGCTCACGGCCAGCGTCGTGTCGACGATCCTCGTGCTGCTGCTCGCGTTCCCCGCGGCCTACGCCCTGTCGATCCGACCGGTGAAGAAGTGGACCGACGTCCTCTTCTTCTTCCTGTCGACCAAGATGCTGCCGATCGTCGCGGGCATCCTGCCGATCTATCTCTTCGCGCAGCAGTTCAACCTGCTCGACAACATCTGGCTGCTCATCATCCTGTACACCTCGATGAACCTGCCGATCGCCGTGTGGATGCTGCGCTCGTTCCTTGCCGAGGTCCCGGTCGAGATGCTCGAGGCTGCCCAGGTCGATGGCGCCTCGCTCACCGTGACGCTGCGCAAGGTCATCGCGCCCGTCGTCATGCCGGGCATCGCGGCGGCAGCACTCATCTGCTTCATCTTCAGCTGGAACGAGCTGCTTCTGGCCCGCGTCCTCACCGGGACTGTTGCCGGAACCGCTCCGGTGTTCTTGACTGGGTTCGTGACCAGTCAGGGCCTCTTCCTCGCGAAGGTGTGCGCGGCGTCGTTCGTCGTCTCGCTGCCGGTGCTCGCCGCCGGGTTCGCCGCGCAGGACAAGCTCGTCCAGGGCCTCTCGATGGGCGCCGTGAAGTGA
- a CDS encoding mannitol dehydrogenase family protein: MNSVKLSSASLGELPEEVGRPTYDRSTVTPGIVHFGVGGFHRAHQAMYLDALMNEGEALDWGIIGVGLMPGDARMRDAMSAQDNLFTLVIKHPDGQLEPRVIGSMVGYLFAPDDPSAVLNRLVDPATRIVSLTVTEGGYHVNQVTGEFDANDPVLQADLALKDNDGGMPQSMFGFVVEAARRRRDTGGDPFTVMSCDNLPGNGDVAKKMIVAFARLKDPELGAWMEENVAFPNCMVDRITPVTSPEDTAALASRFGVEDAWPVVSEPFTQWVLEDHFPSGRPPFEDVGVQIVDDVVPYELMKLRLLNASHQALCYLGYLSGYRYAHEVAQDPLFAEFLLGYMTEEGSPTLPEVPGVDLNAYRRQLIERFANPEVRDTLARLCAESSDRIPKWLVPVIQRNLELGGGFERSALVVASWARYAEGVDEKGEPIEVVDRHRDKVMAAAQKYEEDELAFLRDRDFFGSLVDNEPFTTAYVAFLKSLHDNGARTTLEDLESNR, translated from the coding sequence TTGAACAGTGTGAAACTCTCGTCGGCCTCCCTCGGTGAGCTGCCCGAGGAGGTGGGGCGGCCGACATACGACCGCTCCACGGTGACCCCGGGCATCGTCCACTTCGGGGTCGGCGGGTTCCACCGAGCGCACCAGGCGATGTATCTCGACGCACTCATGAACGAGGGCGAGGCTCTGGACTGGGGCATCATCGGTGTCGGGCTCATGCCCGGTGATGCGCGGATGCGGGACGCGATGTCCGCTCAGGACAACCTGTTCACGCTCGTCATCAAGCATCCGGATGGGCAGTTGGAGCCCCGGGTCATCGGCTCGATGGTGGGCTATCTCTTTGCACCCGACGACCCTTCGGCGGTGCTGAACCGACTCGTCGATCCAGCGACGCGGATCGTGTCGCTGACGGTCACCGAGGGCGGCTACCACGTCAACCAGGTGACAGGTGAGTTCGATGCGAACGATCCCGTCCTGCAGGCAGATCTGGCGCTCAAGGACAACGACGGGGGTATGCCGCAGAGCATGTTCGGTTTCGTCGTCGAGGCCGCGCGACGTCGCCGAGACACAGGCGGTGACCCGTTCACGGTCATGTCGTGCGACAACCTGCCCGGCAACGGCGACGTCGCGAAGAAGATGATCGTGGCGTTCGCGCGACTCAAGGATCCCGAGCTCGGCGCGTGGATGGAAGAGAATGTCGCGTTCCCCAACTGCATGGTCGACCGCATCACCCCCGTGACTTCGCCGGAGGACACCGCGGCACTGGCCTCGAGGTTCGGAGTAGAGGACGCCTGGCCAGTGGTGTCCGAGCCGTTCACGCAGTGGGTGCTCGAGGACCACTTCCCCTCTGGCAGACCACCGTTCGAGGACGTCGGGGTGCAGATCGTCGACGACGTCGTGCCCTACGAGTTGATGAAGCTGCGCCTGCTCAACGCGAGCCACCAGGCGCTCTGCTACCTCGGCTACCTGTCGGGCTATCGCTATGCGCACGAGGTGGCCCAGGATCCCCTGTTCGCGGAGTTCCTCCTCGGCTACATGACAGAGGAGGGGTCGCCGACCCTGCCTGAAGTGCCAGGCGTCGACCTCAATGCGTATCGACGACAGCTCATCGAGCGCTTCGCCAACCCTGAGGTGCGCGACACCCTGGCCCGGCTCTGCGCCGAGAGCTCGGACCGCATCCCCAAATGGCTCGTGCCCGTCATCCAACGCAACCTTGAGCTTGGCGGCGGCTTCGAGCGGTCGGCGCTCGTCGTCGCGTCCTGGGCGCGTTATGCCGAGGGTGTCGATGAGAAGGGTGAGCCCATCGAGGTCGTCGACCGACACCGTGACAAGGTCATGGCTGCGGCCCAGAAGTACGAAGAGGACGAGCTCGCCTTCTTGCGCGACCGGGACTTCTTCGGAAGTCTCGTCGACAACGAACCGTTCACCACGGCATACGTCGCGTTCCTGAAGTCCCTGCACGACAATGGTGCTCGCACCACTCTCGAGGATCTGGAGTCCAATCGATGA
- a CDS encoding NAD(P)-dependent alcohol dehydrogenase, with translation MTSDRLPDAMRVAVLAQPGSIIVESRPVPAPAADEVLIEVRSVGVCGSDTHYYDHGRIGDHVVRGPLVLGHESAGVIVAVGSDVDPARVGERVAIEPGVPCRSCAQCLDGHYNLCPDMVFHATPPIDGTLAEYVTHLASFAFTLPDSVSLDEGAMLEPLSVGIWACRRAGVTPGVRVLVTGAGPVGQLAAQVAVAFGASEVVVADVNAHRLAVASSLGATRVVDVSSTSLAEAYAGRPGPDVVLECSGHEGSTQAAVRVAAPAGRVVLIGMGGDTVALPLGDVQNRELWVTGVFRYANTWPTAIDLVASGRVNLKPLATGHFDLDGTEGALTAARTDPQAIKSIIHPVGS, from the coding sequence ATGACATCCGACCGGCTGCCCGACGCGATGAGGGTGGCCGTCCTGGCGCAGCCGGGATCGATCATCGTGGAGTCGCGGCCGGTGCCCGCGCCCGCCGCTGACGAGGTGCTCATCGAGGTGCGCTCGGTCGGTGTGTGCGGCTCCGACACCCACTACTACGACCACGGACGGATCGGGGATCACGTCGTCAGAGGGCCATTGGTGCTGGGGCACGAGAGCGCCGGGGTGATCGTCGCCGTCGGCTCGGACGTGGACCCGGCGCGCGTCGGTGAGCGGGTTGCGATCGAACCGGGTGTGCCATGCCGCTCGTGCGCCCAATGCCTCGACGGGCACTACAACCTGTGCCCCGACATGGTCTTCCACGCGACGCCTCCGATCGACGGGACGCTGGCGGAGTACGTCACGCACTTGGCATCGTTCGCCTTCACCCTGCCGGATTCGGTGTCGCTCGACGAGGGCGCGATGCTCGAGCCACTGTCCGTGGGGATCTGGGCCTGTCGGCGGGCGGGCGTCACCCCCGGCGTGCGGGTGCTCGTCACGGGCGCCGGTCCGGTCGGTCAACTGGCCGCGCAGGTGGCCGTCGCGTTCGGCGCATCCGAAGTCGTCGTGGCCGACGTCAACGCGCACCGCCTGGCGGTGGCCTCATCGCTCGGAGCGACGAGGGTCGTGGACGTCTCCTCGACCTCCCTGGCGGAGGCGTATGCCGGCCGCCCCGGTCCCGATGTCGTCCTCGAGTGCTCGGGTCACGAGGGTTCGACGCAGGCGGCCGTGCGGGTCGCGGCACCTGCGGGTCGAGTCGTGTTGATCGGCATGGGCGGCGACACGGTGGCACTGCCGTTGGGTGATGTGCAGAACCGCGAGTTGTGGGTGACGGGCGTCTTTCGCTACGCCAACACCTGGCCGACGGCGATCGACCTCGTCGCCTCGGGGCGGGTGAACCTGAAGCCACTGGCGACAGGACACTTCGACCTCGACGGGACCGAAGGCGCCCTCACCGCCGCCCGCACCGACCCCCAGGCCATCAAGTCGATCATCCATCCCGTAGGGAGCTGA
- a CDS encoding DUF3800 domain-containing protein, which produces MDAILATDATILLRSVSQSRLRERQERSNYPVKFPAEQVCFQHILQRVNRLADLHGTYALVIADERGDRERHRERFATYQTEGTPGVYMHTTLDLLLDTVHFAPSHRSRTLQAADILAFTYRRHETVTETDPRARRIMDRMWTKILASGQLFEPGSGRDAQQPHASVGLKAMRAAAVLRPAPQR; this is translated from the coding sequence GTGGACGCAATTCTTGCCACGGACGCGACCATCTTGCTGCGTTCTGTGAGTCAGAGTCGTCTGCGTGAGCGTCAAGAGCGGAGCAACTATCCGGTGAAGTTCCCTGCCGAGCAGGTGTGTTTCCAGCACATCCTTCAACGTGTGAATCGACTGGCTGACCTACACGGCACCTACGCACTCGTCATCGCGGACGAGCGGGGAGATCGCGAGCGGCACCGGGAGCGATTTGCGACCTATCAGACTGAAGGCACGCCTGGCGTCTATATGCACACGACCTTGGACCTGCTTCTGGACACCGTGCACTTTGCTCCGAGCCACCGGTCGCGGACGCTTCAGGCAGCTGACATCTTGGCCTTCACCTATCGCCGCCATGAGACGGTCACAGAGACCGATCCGCGAGCGCGACGGATCATGGACCGGATGTGGACGAAGATCCTTGCTTCCGGACAACTCTTCGAGCCGGGCAGTGGCCGTGACGCACAACAGCCCCACGCGAGCGTGGGGCTGAAGGCCATGCGGGCGGCAGCAGTGCTGCGGCCTGCACCTCAAAGGTAG
- a CDS encoding alcohol dehydrogenase catalytic domain-containing protein: protein MTDLARTSNPPLPRQMPAVRLPGNSTVEHVTVDVPTPGPGQVLLRMRASSVCGSDIRAIYREHLGHGAEAYQGVIAGHEPSGDVVEVGPGVTTLTVGDGVAVYHITGCGACAECRIGYPIGCTSPTRAAHGWQRDGGHAEFLLAEAVSCLRLPEGVTHVDGALVSCGFGTAYEGLLRGGISGRDRLLVTGLGPVGLAAAMLGKHLGASTVIGLEPNAERAALARELDLVDIVVTDPDELADAVGDATDGRGCEVTMDCSGNEHARLAALTNTANRGHCVMVGEGGQMTFPVSDLLIHHQITMHGSWVSSLGHMAELLDLLARWGEHPERIVTHRFALADAEDAYAVAAAGASGKVVITTGDA from the coding sequence ATGACGGACTTGGCGCGCACCAGCAATCCACCACTCCCGCGACAGATGCCCGCCGTGCGGCTGCCGGGCAACAGCACGGTGGAGCACGTCACTGTGGATGTGCCGACACCCGGGCCGGGTCAGGTGCTCCTGCGGATGCGCGCGTCGTCCGTGTGCGGCAGCGATATTCGCGCGATCTATCGCGAGCACCTCGGCCACGGCGCCGAGGCCTACCAAGGCGTCATCGCCGGACACGAGCCCAGCGGCGACGTCGTCGAAGTCGGACCCGGCGTCACCACGTTGACAGTTGGCGACGGGGTCGCGGTCTATCACATCACCGGCTGTGGCGCCTGCGCCGAATGTCGCATCGGCTACCCCATCGGCTGCACCTCACCCACCCGTGCGGCCCACGGCTGGCAGCGCGATGGCGGCCATGCCGAGTTCTTGCTCGCCGAGGCCGTCTCGTGCCTGCGTCTGCCCGAAGGCGTGACCCACGTCGATGGTGCGCTGGTCTCGTGCGGTTTTGGCACGGCATACGAAGGCTTGTTGCGCGGTGGGATCAGCGGACGGGACCGGCTGCTCGTCACCGGACTCGGGCCGGTCGGGCTGGCCGCTGCGATGCTCGGCAAGCACCTCGGCGCGTCCACCGTCATCGGGCTCGAGCCCAACGCCGAACGCGCTGCCCTTGCCCGCGAGCTCGACCTCGTCGACATCGTCGTCACCGATCCTGACGAGCTAGCCGATGCCGTCGGTGATGCGACCGATGGACGGGGTTGCGAGGTGACCATGGACTGCAGCGGCAATGAGCACGCTCGGCTGGCAGCGCTGACGAACACCGCCAACCGCGGGCATTGCGTCATGGTGGGCGAGGGCGGACAGATGACCTTCCCCGTCTCGGATCTGCTGATCCACCACCAGATCACGATGCACGGATCGTGGGTGTCGTCTCTCGGCCACATGGCGGAGCTGCTCGACCTGCTCGCCCGCTGGGGTGAGCATCCCGAGCGGATCGTCACCCACCGCTTTGCGCTCGCCGATGCCGAGGACGCGTATGCCGTGGCCGCTGCCGGCGCCTCCGGCAAGGTCGTCATCACGACGGGCGACGCCTGA